A single Seriola aureovittata isolate HTS-2021-v1 ecotype China chromosome 19, ASM2101889v1, whole genome shotgun sequence DNA region contains:
- the mcm3 gene encoding DNA replication licensing factor MCM3, translating to MATDVVDDQEMREAQRDYLDFLDDDQDQGVYQSKVRDMISENKARLTVNINDLRRRNEARAAKLMSNAFEELLAFQRALKDMVASVDATYAKQYEEFFVALEGSFGSKHVTPRTLTSRLLGSMVCVEGIITKCSLVRPKVVRSVHYCPATKKTMERKYTDMTSLDAFPSSAIYPTKDEENNPLETEFGLSVYKDHQTITVQEMPEKAPAGQLPRSVDIILDNDLVDVVKPGDRVQVVGTYRCLPGKKGGFTSGTFRTIMIACHVKQMSKEVSPSFSADDVAKIRNFSRTRSKDVFEQLARSLAPSIHGHEYIKKAILCMLLGGVEKVLENGSRIRGDINILLIGDPSVAKSQLLRYVLHTAPRAIPTTGRGSSGVGLTAAVTTDQETGERRLEAGAMVLADRGVVCIDEFDKMSDMDRTAIHEVMEQGRVTIAKAGIHARLNARCSVLAAANPVYGRYDQYKTPMENIGLQDSLLSRFDLLFIVLDQMDPEQDREISDHVLRMHRYRDPREQEGTAMALGGTVDVLATEDPDAVAEEHEELQIYEKHNNLLHGSKRKKDKIVSKEFMRKYIHIAKIVTPVLTEEAANHIAEEYSRLRSQEQLAADIARTSPVTARTLETMIRLSTAHAKARMSKTVELEDSEVAVELVQFAYFKKVLEKEKKRSRQERDSGSEEEEEEDSSTQRSQKTQRKRGRRGSQGSEPYSPYDFSEEQNVPEIQAGTPKPAKPQREEEEPMDASSQAEDTELSADRLKEFKSSLFAVFQSAHAQSVKMKTLMDDVNKERQNQFTEPEVRAALARMQDDNQVMVADDIIFLI from the exons ATGGCAACCGACGTCGTAGACGACCAGGAGATGAGGGAGGCTCAGAGGGATTACCTGGACTTCCTGGACGACGAT CAAGACCAGGGGGTTTACCAGAGCAAAGTCCGCGACATGATCAGCGAGAATAAAGCCCGGCTCACCGTCAACATCAACGACCTGAGGAGACGCAACGAGGCCCGGGCTGCAAA ACTGATGAGCAATGCCTTTGAGGAGCTGCTTGCGTTCCAGCGGGCGTTGAAGGACATGGTGGCCTCTGTGGACGCCACCTACGCCAAGCAGTACGAGGAGTTCTTCGTCGCCTTGGAGGGCAGCTTCGGCTCCAAGCACGTCACCCCTCGTACCCTGACCTCCCGACTGCTGGGCAGCATGGTCTGTGTGGAGGGCATCATCACCAAGT GTTCTCTGGTGCGTCCCAAAGTGGTGCGCAGCGTCCACTACTGCCCGGCCACCAAGAAGACGATGGAGAGGAAGTACACAGACATGACCTCCCTGGACGCTTTCCCTTCCAGTGCCATCTACCCCACCAAG GATGAGGAGAACAACCCTCTGGAGACAGAGTTCGGTCTGTCCGTCTACAAGGACCACCAGACCATCACGGTGCAGGAGATGCCGGAGAAGGCGCCCGCCGGGCAGCTCCCCCGGTCTGTGGACATCATCCTGGACAACGACCTGGTGGACGTGGTCAAACCGGGAGACAGGGTGCAGGTCGTTGGGACGTACCGCTGTCTGCCCGGAAAGAAGGGAGGGTTCACCTCCGGCACGTTCAG GACCATCATGATCGCCTGCCACGTCAAACAAATGAGCAAGGAGGTGTCCCCCTCCTTCTCTGCGGATGATGTGGCCAAAATCAGAAACTTCAGCCGCACCCGCTCCAAA GATGTGTTCGAGCAGCTGGCTCGCTCCCTGGCGCCCAGCATCCACGGACACGAGTACATCAAGAAAGCCATCCTCTGCATGCTGCTGGGCGGCGTGGAGAAGGTGCTGGAGAACGGCTCGCGCATCAGAGGAGACATCAACATCCTGCTCATCG GTGATCCCTCAGTGGCCAAGTCCCAGCTGCTGCGTTATGTACTCCACACGGCGCCCAGAGCCATCCCCACCACGGGACGAGGCTCCTCTGGTGTGGGTCTGACTGCCGCCGTCACCACTGACCAGGAGACCG GTGAGCGCCGGCTGGAGGCGGGCGCCATGGTGCTGGCTGACCGCGGCGTGGTGTGCATCGACGAGTTCGACAAGATGTCCGACATGGACCGCACGGCCATCCACGAGGTGATGGAGCAGGGACGCGTCACCATCGCCAAGGCTGGGATCCACGCCCGCCTCAACGCTCGCTGCTCCGTGCTGGCAGCCGCCAACCCTGTCTACGGCAGA TACGATCAGTATAAAACCCCCATGGAGAACATCGGCCTCCAGGACTCCCTGCTGTCGCGTTTCGACCTCCTCTTCATCGTGCTGGATCAGATGGACCCCGAGCAGGACCGGGAGATCTCCGACCACGTGCTGAGGATGCACCGCTACCGTGACCCCCGCGAGCAGGAGGGAACAG CCATGGCTCTGGGCGGGACAGTCGACGTCCTGGCTACTGAGGACCCAGACGCAGTAGCAGAGGAGCACGAGGAGCTGCAGATCTACGAGAAAcacaacaacctgctgcacGGAAGCAAGAGGAAGAA GGATAAGATTGTGAGTAAGGAGTTCATGAGGAAGTACATCCACATCGCCAAGATtgtgacacctgtgctgacgGAGGAGGCGGCCAATCACATCGCAGAGGAGTACTCGAGGCTGAGGAGCCAGGAGCAGCTGGCTGCAGATATCGCCAGG acatCTCCAGTGACGGCCCGAACTCTGGAGACCATGATCCGTCTGTCCACGGCACACGCCAAGGCCCGCATGAGCAAAACCGTGGAGCTGGAGGACTCGGAGGTGGCCGTGGAGCTCGTCCAGTTCGCCTACTTCAAAAAG GTtctggagaaggagaagaaacgTTCGAGACAGGAGCGGGACTCTGgctcggaggaggaggaggaagaggattcGTCCACTCAGCGTTCACAGAAAACTCAGAGGAAGAG ggGGCGCCGTGGCTCTCAGGGCAGCGAGCCCTACAGCCCATATGACTTCAGTGAGGAGCAGAACGTCCCCGAGA TTCAGGCCGGCACGCCGAAACCAGCCAAGCCGcagcgagaggaggaggagcccaTGGACGCGTCATCACAGGCTGAAGACACTGAGCTCTCTGCAGACAG ACTGAAAGAATTCAAGTCGTCGCTGTTCGCCGTGTTCCAGTCCGCTCACGCTCAGTCCGTGAAGATGAAGACGCTGATGGACGATGTCAACAAGGAGCGCCAGAATCAGTTCACGGAGCCCGAGGTTCGCGCCGCTCTGGCCCGCATGCAGGACGACAACCAGGTCATGGTcgctgatgacatcatcttcctcatctga
- the paqr8 gene encoding membrane progestin receptor beta: MAGDVLQRFSTLTLNIKHLRWLPPLSDLVPASVPSPSPTVTAYQVPSLFREPYILSGYRPVRQDWRCYLLSLFQRHNESLNVWTHLLAGPVLLVRWWANVVTLGYTLDAAALPLSLFLVSSFIYLFFSVAAHLLQSHSERAHYFFFFMDYVGVAVYQYGCSLGHYFYTSEAAWRESYIGLLFLPGAAFFGWFSCAGCCFAKSRYRRPYPLRRKICQLIPTTLAYLLDISPVAHRLFTVSWTQEPSLPFHALQISSFLLSALFFSCPIPERFFPGRCDFVGQGHQIFHLFLSLCTVFQLEALFQDYARRRDTVVEVFGERQLWWGCVSFPVLFLCCILTALITMRRTNKQLQGEEERDK, from the coding sequence ATGGCTGGTGATGTTCTGCAACGCTTCAGCACCTTGACCTTGAACATCAAGCACCTCCGCTGGCTCCCCCCTCTGTCAGACCTCGTCCCTGCCTCGGTGCCGTCGCCCAGCCCCACCGTCACCGCCTACCAGGTGCCCAGCCTGTTCCGAGAACCCTACATCCTCTCAGGCTACCGCCCCGTCCGGCAGGATTGGCGCTGCTACCTCCTCAGCCTCTTCCAGAGACACAATGAGTCCCTGAACGTGTGGACTCATTTGCTTGCAGGTCCTGTGCTGCTGGTCCGCTGGTGGGCCAACGTAGTCACCCTGGGGTACACCTTGGACGCAGCAGCTCTACCTCTGAGCCTCTTCTTGGTGTCTTCTTTCATCTACCTGTTCTTCAGTGTTGCAGCTCACCTCTTGCAGTCTCACTCGGAACGGGCAcactacttcttcttcttcatggacTATGTGGGTGTAGCTGTGTATCAGTATGGTTGCTCACTTGGACATTATTTCTACACGTCAGAGGCAGCGTGGAGGGAAAGCTACATAGGGCTGTTGTTTCTACCCGGAGCTGCCTTCTTTGGGTGGTTCTCCTGTGCTGGCTGCTGTTTCGCCAAGTCCAGGTACAGGCGGCCGTACCCACTGCGGCGTAAAATCTGCCAGCTTATCCCTACAACCCTAGCATACCTGCTGGACATCAGCCCCGTAGCCCACCGCCTGTTCACCGTCTCCTGGACACAAGAGCCCTCCCTGCCCTTCCACGCCCTCCAGATTTCCTCCTTCCTGCTGTCcgccctcttcttctcctgtcctATCCCCGAGCGCTTCTTCCCGGGCCGCTGCGACTTTGTGGGCCAGGGTCACCAGATCTTCCACCTGTTTCTGTCCCTGTGCACCGTGTTCCAGCTGGAGGCTTTGTTCCAGGACTACGCCAGGCGGAGGGATACGGTGGTGGAGGTATTTGGAGAGAGACAGCTGTGGTGGGGTTGTGTGTCCTTCCCCgttctgtttctgtgctgcatCCTGACAGCACTCATCACAATGAGGCGCACGAACAAACAACTGCAgggtgaagaagagagagacaagtga
- the znf395b gene encoding zinc finger protein 395b isoform X2: MAAMGPEYRAGAGSGVTTACPSGLQTCISATTHNNDIQHTVVYTQSCVQTENAFIESGHHKNKTSVHLQREAERGWSNLAAPLQNVGPTVHLGRASTTREAPYSFRSPESVEMDEIMAAMVLTSLSCSPVIQSPPQTDPGPAGSSSSADMECGGGELSDSGSSGYWSWDHGNVSPTPSPSVTEMDSSPDDGLHMELEQGEELNAKKPKSSFRGVYKCLWPSCGKVLTSSVGIKRHIRVLHLGGSDQSQREEDFYYTKISCETVDANSAPAPSQQALGQASSSHLSWVSCGSPPASGLQIPPAHRPRSNSSSGPGPSRPSPLSQSAPSSFWQIHSEHLYQACSPIQVSVAPRSPGCQGWTPAASVSGHSNTPMVKPRCRSVSVGEQWLQQNRLQTMSASPSRTHCSFRKGRGEAKKCRKVYGVERKDQWCTACRWKKACQRFPD, from the exons ATGGCAGCTATGGGGCCTGAGTACAGAGCTGGAGCCGGGTCAGGCGTGACGACAGCGTGTCCGTCAGGACTACAGACCTGCATCTCTGCAACGACGCACAACAACGACATTCAGCACACTGTT GTGTATacacagagctgtgtgcagACTGAGAACGCTTTCATAGAGAGTGGGCATCACAAGAACAAAACATCCGTTCACCTGCAGAGGGAGGCTGAGCGAGGCTGGAGCAACCTGGCCGCTCCCCTGCAAAATGTGGGACCCACAGTGCACCTTGGCAGAGCGTCGACTACTCGAGAAGCACCATACAG CTTCCGCAGCCCAGAGTCGGTGGAGATGGACGAGATCATGGCCGCCATGGTTCTGACCAGCTTGTCCTGTAGCCCCGTGATCCAGAGTCCTCCACAGACAGATCCAGGACCAG CTGGCTCATCGTCGTCAGCTGACATGGAGTGTGGTGGCGGCGAGCTGTCCgacagcggcagcagcggctACTGGAGCTGGGACCACGGTAACGTGAGCCCCACCCCCTCGCCGTCCGTCACCGAGATGGACAGCAGCCCCGATGACGGCCTGCACATGGAGCTGGAGCAGGGAGAGGAGCTTAATGCCAAAAAGCCAAAG AGCTCTTTCAGAGGCGTGTACAAGTGTCTGTGGCCCAGTTGTGGCAAGGTGCTCACATCTTCAGTCGGAATAAAACGACACATCCGCGTGCTACATCTGGG tggatCAGATCAGTcccagagggaggaggactTCTACTACACCAAGATCTCCTGTGAGACCGTGGATGCCAACTCCGCTCCAGCTCCTTCCCAGCAGGCTCTGGGCCAGGCCTCGTCCTCTCATCTCAGCTGGGTCTCCTGTGGTTCTCCCCCAGCCTCAGGGCTCCAGATCCCCCCGGCACACAGGCCCAGATCCAACTCCAGCTCTGGGCCGGGCCCGAGCAGGCCCAGTCCACTCAGCCAGTCAGCCCCCAGCAGCTTCTGGCAGATCCACTCAGAGCATCTCTATCAG GCCTGTAGCCCCATCCAGGTATCTGTGGCCCCCAGAAGCCCTGGCTGCCAAGGCTGGACGCCCGCCGCCTCTGTCTCCGGCCACAGTAACACTCCG ATGGTCAAGCCTCGCTGCCGGTCTGTCAGCGTTGGGGAACAGTGGCTCCAACAGAACAGGCTGCAGACTATGAGCGCGTCGCCCTCTCGCACTCACTGCTCCTTCAG GAAGGGTCGCGGGGAGGCCAAGAAGTGCCGTAAGGTGTACGGGGTGGAGCGCAAGGATCAGTGGTGCACCGCCTGCCGCTGGAAAAAAGCCTGCCAGCGCTTCCCTGACTAA
- the znf395b gene encoding zinc finger protein 395b isoform X1, protein MAAMGPEYRAGAGSGVTTACPSGLQTCISATTHNNDIQHTVVYTQSCVQTENAFIESGHHKNKTSVHLQREAERGWSNLAAPLQNVGPTVHLGRASTTREAPYSFRSPESVEMDEIMAAMVLTSLSCSPVIQSPPQTDPGPAGSSSSADMECGGGELSDSGSSGYWSWDHGNVSPTPSPSVTEMDSSPDDGLHMELEQGEELNAKKPKSSFRGVYKCLWPSCGKVLTSSVGIKRHIRVLHLGSGSDQSQREEDFYYTKISCETVDANSAPAPSQQALGQASSSHLSWVSCGSPPASGLQIPPAHRPRSNSSSGPGPSRPSPLSQSAPSSFWQIHSEHLYQACSPIQVSVAPRSPGCQGWTPAASVSGHSNTPMVKPRCRSVSVGEQWLQQNRLQTMSASPSRTHCSFRKGRGEAKKCRKVYGVERKDQWCTACRWKKACQRFPD, encoded by the exons ATGGCAGCTATGGGGCCTGAGTACAGAGCTGGAGCCGGGTCAGGCGTGACGACAGCGTGTCCGTCAGGACTACAGACCTGCATCTCTGCAACGACGCACAACAACGACATTCAGCACACTGTT GTGTATacacagagctgtgtgcagACTGAGAACGCTTTCATAGAGAGTGGGCATCACAAGAACAAAACATCCGTTCACCTGCAGAGGGAGGCTGAGCGAGGCTGGAGCAACCTGGCCGCTCCCCTGCAAAATGTGGGACCCACAGTGCACCTTGGCAGAGCGTCGACTACTCGAGAAGCACCATACAG CTTCCGCAGCCCAGAGTCGGTGGAGATGGACGAGATCATGGCCGCCATGGTTCTGACCAGCTTGTCCTGTAGCCCCGTGATCCAGAGTCCTCCACAGACAGATCCAGGACCAG CTGGCTCATCGTCGTCAGCTGACATGGAGTGTGGTGGCGGCGAGCTGTCCgacagcggcagcagcggctACTGGAGCTGGGACCACGGTAACGTGAGCCCCACCCCCTCGCCGTCCGTCACCGAGATGGACAGCAGCCCCGATGACGGCCTGCACATGGAGCTGGAGCAGGGAGAGGAGCTTAATGCCAAAAAGCCAAAG AGCTCTTTCAGAGGCGTGTACAAGTGTCTGTGGCCCAGTTGTGGCAAGGTGCTCACATCTTCAGTCGGAATAAAACGACACATCCGCGTGCTACATCTGGG cagtggatCAGATCAGTcccagagggaggaggactTCTACTACACCAAGATCTCCTGTGAGACCGTGGATGCCAACTCCGCTCCAGCTCCTTCCCAGCAGGCTCTGGGCCAGGCCTCGTCCTCTCATCTCAGCTGGGTCTCCTGTGGTTCTCCCCCAGCCTCAGGGCTCCAGATCCCCCCGGCACACAGGCCCAGATCCAACTCCAGCTCTGGGCCGGGCCCGAGCAGGCCCAGTCCACTCAGCCAGTCAGCCCCCAGCAGCTTCTGGCAGATCCACTCAGAGCATCTCTATCAG GCCTGTAGCCCCATCCAGGTATCTGTGGCCCCCAGAAGCCCTGGCTGCCAAGGCTGGACGCCCGCCGCCTCTGTCTCCGGCCACAGTAACACTCCG ATGGTCAAGCCTCGCTGCCGGTCTGTCAGCGTTGGGGAACAGTGGCTCCAACAGAACAGGCTGCAGACTATGAGCGCGTCGCCCTCTCGCACTCACTGCTCCTTCAG GAAGGGTCGCGGGGAGGCCAAGAAGTGCCGTAAGGTGTACGGGGTGGAGCGCAAGGATCAGTGGTGCACCGCCTGCCGCTGGAAAAAAGCCTGCCAGCGCTTCCCTGACTAA